In Priestia filamentosa, the DNA window GGAAAACGTGAAGTTGAAAAATTTTTGGATGCTGTTTTATCTATCCAGGAGCATATTGATCCATCACTTATGCGTCCAAAACTTTCTTGGACGATGGATGAAGAAGAGGAAGAAGAAACAACAGTTGAAACACCTTACGATGATCTTTGGGCTCTTGACGGAGATAAAGCGAAAAAAGAGAAGAGAAAAAAGAAGAAAAAGTTACCGCCACAGCCTGAAAAAGATATTCTCTTATTTATCGAACAGTACAGTCGTGAATTAGAAGAATGGCAGCGCGATATTTTAACGATGATGAGAGAAGAAATGCTATATTTTTGGCCTCAGCTTGAGACAAAAGTAATGAACGAAGGGTGGGCTTCTTTCTGGCATGCACGCATCATTCGTGAACTGGAGCTAACAAGCAGTGAAGCCATTGAGTTTGCTAAATTAAATGCAGATGTTGTGCAGCCCTCGCGTACAACGATTAATCCTTACTATTTAGGAGTGAAAATCTTTGAAGATATTGAAGAACGGTATAACAATCCAACGGAGGAAATGAAACGTCTTGGAGTTAAAGAGAATTCAGGACGAGACAAAATGTTTGAAGTACGTGAAGTTGAATCTGATATTTCATTTATTCGAAATTACTTAACAAAAGATCTCGTTATGCGTGAAGATATGTATCTGTTTGCAAAACAAGGACGTGATTATAAAATTGTTGATAAGCAATGGACGGAAGTACGTGATCAACTTGTAAGTATGAGAGTAAATGGGGGATTCCCTTATATCACAGTTACAGATGGAGATTATCTAAAAAATGGAGAGCTTTATTTAAAACACTGGTATGAAGATATTGAACTTGATGTGAAGTACTTAGAAAAAGTACTTCCCTATACGTATCAGCTTTGGGGACGTACTGTTCATATGGAAACGAGCTTAGAAGGAAAGCAAGTGCTATTTTCATATGATGGAAATGCTGTGCATCGAAAAATCTTATGAAAAAAGGCGAGTGTCATATATGACACTCGCCTTTTAATATTTATAAAAAGTTAATACTAGATTAATAGTAGGTTAATGAAAGGAAGATATCATCTTAGATGGAAAAGAAAAACTAATTTATTCAGGGGAGAGAATCAGAAATGTTCAAAAAAGCAATAAAGAAAAAATTAATCCCATTTGCAGCGATGTCTACCATTGCCGTTAGCGGTTTATTAGGCGGAGGAGCAGGAAGCGTTGATGCGGCAGAGAAGAAAGAACCAGAAATTAAAAATATCATTTTCCTTGTTGGGGATGGTATGGGAACGTCATATACGACAGCACAGCGTTATATGAAAGATAATAAAGAAACACAAAAGATGGAGCCAACAGCTTTTGATCCGGATCTAGTTGGTTTACAAAGTACATATCCATATGCCCAAAATACCATAACTGATTCAGCTGCTGCAGGTACAGCTTTAGCAACAGGACATAAAACATACAATGGAGCTGTTTCTGTTGATTCTAATAAAAAGGAAGTAAAAACAGTTCTTGAGCAGGCAAAAGAAGAAGGTTTAGCAACAGGCCTTGTTACAACATCAGATATAACAGATGCAACACCAGCTTCATTTGGAGCGCATGATCCAGATCGTAAAAATAAAGATGGAATTGCAGACGATTATTATAATGAAATGATTAATGGAGAACATAAAATTGACGTTATTTTAGGTGGAGGTTTAACAAACTTTAAAAGAGATGATAAAGATTTAACAAAAGCCTTCCAAGAAGACGGATATAGCTATGTTTCTAATCGTGAAGATATGTTAAAAGACGAAAATAAACAAGTTTTAGGTCTCTTCTCTGAAGTTGGAATGCCAAAAATGCTTGATCGTTCCCAAGAAGATCCTTCATTAAAGGAAATGACAGATTCTGCGTTAGATCGTTTGGAACAAGATGAAGATGGATTTTTCCTTATGGTTGAAGGAAGTCAAATTGATTGGGCAGCACATGATCATGATATTGTGGGAGCAATGAGTGAAGTAGAAGATTTTGAAAGAGCATACGAA includes these proteins:
- a CDS encoding SpoVR family protein; this encodes MNDTQQKQLYRAIEEITEIAEGFGLDFYPMRYEICPSEIIYTFGSYGMPTRFSHWSFGKQFHKMKLHYDLGLSKIYELVINSNPCYAFLLDSNSLIQNKLIVAHVLAHCDFFKNNARFANTNRDMVDSMAATAERITQYEILHGKREVEKFLDAVLSIQEHIDPSLMRPKLSWTMDEEEEEETTVETPYDDLWALDGDKAKKEKRKKKKKLPPQPEKDILLFIEQYSRELEEWQRDILTMMREEMLYFWPQLETKVMNEGWASFWHARIIRELELTSSEAIEFAKLNADVVQPSRTTINPYYLGVKIFEDIEERYNNPTEEMKRLGVKENSGRDKMFEVREVESDISFIRNYLTKDLVMREDMYLFAKQGRDYKIVDKQWTEVRDQLVSMRVNGGFPYITVTDGDYLKNGELYLKHWYEDIELDVKYLEKVLPYTYQLWGRTVHMETSLEGKQVLFSYDGNAVHRKIL